GCCGTCTGGAGCTGGTCGGCTGCGGGGTGGATGACAACGGCCACGCCTACCGGATTGCCCGCTGGCACAGCCGGGCCGACCATGCCGAACACCGGGAGGCCATTGCCTGCGCCAGCATCGGGGAACGCGAAGGCTGGTCACGCCTGCGGGCCGGTGGGCTGGCGGTGTCCAGCAAGCGGACGGCACAGGAGCAACTGTCGCTGTACCTGCAACTGGAAGGCCGCCAGGACCTGCACCACGTCACCGAACGGGGCGGCTGGCGCAACGGGGCGTATGTGCTGCCCTCCGGCGAGGTGCTGGGTCATGCCGAACCGCCGCTGTTCTATACCGGCGACCGCAGCCATGCCAGTGCCTACCAGGCACACGGCAGCCTGTCGGGCTGGCGCGACACGGTGGCAAGGCTGGCACGGGGCAACAGCCGCGTCATGCTCGCTATCGGCACCGCCCTCGCCGCGCCGTTGCTGGAACTGGCCGGGCTGGAGTCAGGCGGCATCCACCTGTTCGGGCCGTCCGGCTGCGGCAAGACCACCAGCGCCAAGGCCGGGGCCAGCGTGTGGGGCGAACCCGGCGGGCAGATGCTCAACTGGGATGCCACCGCGCTGGCGCTCGCCAATGCTGCCGCTGCCCGCAATGACGGCCTGATGCTGCTGGATGAAGTCGGACAAGGCGACCCCCGCGCCATCGGCATGGCGGCTTACCGGCTGTTCAACGGCGTGGGCAAGATGCAGGGCGCGAAGGACGGCGGCAACCGCGAACAGTCCCGCTGGCGGGTGCTGGTGCTGTCCACCGGGGAATCCGATCTGGCCGGGTTCATGGCATCGGGCGGGCAACGCACCCATGCCGGGCAGGAAGTGCGGCTGGCCAGCCTGCCCGCTGATGCCGGCAAGGGGCTGGGCGCGTTCGACACGCTCAACGGCTGCGCCAGCGCCGGGGAACTGGCCGAGAGGCTGGAACAATCAGCCCGCGAGCATCACGGCACCGTGGGGCGGGCCTTTGTCGAACGGGTGGCCGAACGCCGCGACGAAGTCGCCGCCCGCCTGCGCCACGCCATCCACGACATGCGGACCCTGCTGCCGCCCGAAGCCAGCGGGCAGGTGCGCCGGGTAGCTTCCCGCTTTGCCCTGATCGGTGAAGCACTGGAACTGGCCACGGATGCCGGGCTGACCGGCTGGGAGGCCGGTGAAGGGAAATCAGCGGTCACCGGCTGCATGGCCGAATGGCTGGACCGCTACGGGCTGGGCAACCGCGAGGACGTGCAGATTCTTGAGCAGA
The DNA window shown above is from Laribacter hongkongensis DSM 14985 and carries:
- a CDS encoding DUF927 domain-containing protein yields the protein MGTSDLQSLKDAATLPPLPRLPRWELRDDGLWYIDGRIDPDTGKVHERVPLWLCGRLELVGCGVDDNGHAYRIARWHSRADHAEHREAIACASIGEREGWSRLRAGGLAVSSKRTAQEQLSLYLQLEGRQDLHHVTERGGWRNGAYVLPSGEVLGHAEPPLFYTGDRSHASAYQAHGSLSGWRDTVARLARGNSRVMLAIGTALAAPLLELAGLESGGIHLFGPSGCGKTTSAKAGASVWGEPGGQMLNWDATALALANAAAARNDGLMLLDEVGQGDPRAIGMAAYRLFNGVGKMQGAKDGGNREQSRWRVLVLSTGESDLAGFMASGGQRTHAGQEVRLASLPADAGKGLGAFDTLNGCASAGELAERLEQSAREHHGTVGRAFVERVAERRDEVAARLRHAIHDMRTLLPPEASGQVRRVASRFALIGEALELATDAGLTGWEAGEGKSAVTGCMAEWLDRYGLGNREDVQILEQMEGWFALHARGRFINWDGASSDSEPAMRDCAGYFRRLAGELQWLVFPSVFVNEIAAGFDPKAAAAVADKAGMLKRGKDGKATGNHRTPDYNAPRRFYCFTALERQHDGLKNQ